A single genomic interval of Musa acuminata AAA Group cultivar baxijiao chromosome BXJ3-4, Cavendish_Baxijiao_AAA, whole genome shotgun sequence harbors:
- the LOC103983219 gene encoding acyl-CoA-binding domain-containing protein 3 isoform X1: protein MEFFVELLVTALISVLLAFIISKIAAAAAADDADLPEDKSEVVPLAVDVGPRLQEASYVSRGFDLDPIEEETEEWEERSGVALAENNRLELVVADAEEQRLGQEVSGFVLEKEIIEEESTKKKEDDEAEIRMIVDGLVKQEERFDKDEANVGGAVEIVVELGGEYAAEVEDVKVLNEEKGTSYIDGEDDWEGIERSELEKLFGEATEFVHIKKGGDAVLKLNNEAQMQLYGLQKIATEGPCNAQQPMALRVSARSKWHAWQRLGNMNPEVAMEQYVCLLTENIPGWMAERHNEETKGCDGNSPLAAEASGTGQHDSKAYVHHKSETERLFFHSRCHSQCRYWPLTFQTRSKNSPSQSPLAQSDILKLYHYSCVASQIPYPVYIDSEGVLMEHVSSMPRLLSLLQLDRETRLGMIPVSLGAM from the exons ATGGAGTTCTTTGTGGAGCTTCTCGTGACTGCTCTCATATCCGTGCTCCTCGCCTTCATCATCTCCAAgatcgccgccgctgccgccgccgatgACGCCGATCTTCCCGAAGATAAGTCGGAGGTGGTGCCCCTCGCCGTGGATGTAGGGCCTCGGCTACAGGAGGCCTCCTACGTCAGCCGTGGGTTCGACTTGGATCCGATCGAAGAGGAAACGGAGGAGTGGGAGGAGAGAAGTGGAGTTGCTCTTGCTGAAAATAATCGCCTGGAGTTGGTGGTCGCTGATGCCGAAGAACAGAGATTGGGTCAAGAGGTTAGTGGGTTTGTTCTAGAGAAGGAAATCATAGAGGAGGAATCCACTAAAAAGAAAGAGGACGATGAAGCGGAGATCAGGATGATTGTTGATGGCTTAGTCAAGCAAGAAGAAAGATTCGACAAGGATGAAGCCAATGTAGGAGGAGCAGTGGAGATAGTTGTGGAATTGGGTGGGGAATACGCAGCAGAAGTGGAAGATGTGAAGGTTTTGAATGAGGAGAAGGGAACATCATATATTGATGGGGAGGATGATTGGGAGGGGATAGAAAGGAGCGAGCTTGAGAAGTTATTCGGAGAAGCGACTGAGTTTGTTCATATCAAGAAAGGAGGGGATGCAGTGTTGAAACTGAATAATGAGGCGCAGATGCAGTTGTATGGGCTGCAAAAAATTGCCACTGAGGGGCCATGCAATGCGCAGCAACCCATGGCCCTGAGAGTTTCTGCTCGCTCCAAATG GCATGCTTGGCAGAGGCTGGGGAACATGAATCCGGAGGTTGCTATGGAACAGTATGTATGTCTTCTTACTGAAAATATCCCTGGATGGATGGCAGAAAGACACAAT GAGGAAACCAAAGGTTGTGATGGTAACAGTCCTCTGGCAGCGGAGGCATCTGGAACAGGCCAGCATGATTCAAAGGCATATGTTCACCATAAATCCGAAACTGAAAG ACTCTTCTTCCATTCGAGGTGCCACTCACAATGTAGATACTGGCCCCTAACTTTTCAAACAAG GAGCAAAAATAGTCCTTCTCAATCTCCTCTCGCCCAGAGTGACATTCTGAAGTTATATCACTA TTCTTGTGTGGCATCCCAGATTCCATACCCTGTATATATCGACAGTGAAGGTGTATTAATGGAACATGTATCAAGCATGCCGAGGCTGCTCTCCCTTCTTCAACTCGATCGAGAAACAAGATTGGGCATGATTCCAGTTTCTCTAGGAGCCATGTGA
- the LOC103983219 gene encoding acyl-CoA-binding domain-containing protein 3 isoform X3 codes for MEFFVELLVTALISVLLAFIISKIAAAAAADDADLPEDKSEVVPLAVDVGPRLQEASYVSRGFDLDPIEEETEEWEERSGVALAENNRLELVVADAEEQRLGQEVSGFVLEKEIIEEESTKKKEDDEAEIRMIVDGLVKQEERFDKDEANVGGAVEIVVELGGEYAAEVEDVKVLNEEKGTSYIDGEDDWEGIERSELEKLFGEATEFVHIKKGGDAVLKLNNEAQMQLYGLQKIATEGPCNAQQPMALRVSARSKWHAWQRLGNMNPEVAMEQYVCLLTENIPGWMAERHNEETKGCDGNSPLAAEASGTGQHDSKAYVHHKSETERLFFHSRCHSQCRYWPLTFQTRSKNSPSQSPLAQSDILKLYH; via the exons ATGGAGTTCTTTGTGGAGCTTCTCGTGACTGCTCTCATATCCGTGCTCCTCGCCTTCATCATCTCCAAgatcgccgccgctgccgccgccgatgACGCCGATCTTCCCGAAGATAAGTCGGAGGTGGTGCCCCTCGCCGTGGATGTAGGGCCTCGGCTACAGGAGGCCTCCTACGTCAGCCGTGGGTTCGACTTGGATCCGATCGAAGAGGAAACGGAGGAGTGGGAGGAGAGAAGTGGAGTTGCTCTTGCTGAAAATAATCGCCTGGAGTTGGTGGTCGCTGATGCCGAAGAACAGAGATTGGGTCAAGAGGTTAGTGGGTTTGTTCTAGAGAAGGAAATCATAGAGGAGGAATCCACTAAAAAGAAAGAGGACGATGAAGCGGAGATCAGGATGATTGTTGATGGCTTAGTCAAGCAAGAAGAAAGATTCGACAAGGATGAAGCCAATGTAGGAGGAGCAGTGGAGATAGTTGTGGAATTGGGTGGGGAATACGCAGCAGAAGTGGAAGATGTGAAGGTTTTGAATGAGGAGAAGGGAACATCATATATTGATGGGGAGGATGATTGGGAGGGGATAGAAAGGAGCGAGCTTGAGAAGTTATTCGGAGAAGCGACTGAGTTTGTTCATATCAAGAAAGGAGGGGATGCAGTGTTGAAACTGAATAATGAGGCGCAGATGCAGTTGTATGGGCTGCAAAAAATTGCCACTGAGGGGCCATGCAATGCGCAGCAACCCATGGCCCTGAGAGTTTCTGCTCGCTCCAAATG GCATGCTTGGCAGAGGCTGGGGAACATGAATCCGGAGGTTGCTATGGAACAGTATGTATGTCTTCTTACTGAAAATATCCCTGGATGGATGGCAGAAAGACACAAT GAGGAAACCAAAGGTTGTGATGGTAACAGTCCTCTGGCAGCGGAGGCATCTGGAACAGGCCAGCATGATTCAAAGGCATATGTTCACCATAAATCCGAAACTGAAAG ACTCTTCTTCCATTCGAGGTGCCACTCACAATGTAGATACTGGCCCCTAACTTTTCAAACAAG GAGCAAAAATAGTCCTTCTCAATCTCCTCTCGCCCAGAGTGACATTCTGAAGTTATATCACTA A
- the LOC103983219 gene encoding acyl-CoA-binding domain-containing protein 3 isoform X2: MEFFVELLVTALISVLLAFIISKIAAAAAADDADLPEDKSEVVPLAVDVGPRLQEASYVSRGFDLDPIEEETEEWEERSGVALAENNRLELVVADAEEQRLGQEVSGFVLEKEIIEEESTKKKEDDEAEIRMIVDGLVKQEERFDKDEANVGGAVEIVVELGGEYAAEVEDVKVLNEEKGTSYIDGEDDWEGIERSELEKLFGEATEFVHIKKGGDAVLKLNNEAQMQLYGLQKIATEGPCNAQQPMALRVSARSKWHAWQRLGNMNPEVAMEQYVCLLTENIPGWMAERHNEETKGCDGNSPLAAEASGTGQHDSKAYVHHKSETERLFFHSRCHSQCRYWPLTFQTRSDILKLYHTGAKIVLLNLLSPRVTF; this comes from the exons ATGGAGTTCTTTGTGGAGCTTCTCGTGACTGCTCTCATATCCGTGCTCCTCGCCTTCATCATCTCCAAgatcgccgccgctgccgccgccgatgACGCCGATCTTCCCGAAGATAAGTCGGAGGTGGTGCCCCTCGCCGTGGATGTAGGGCCTCGGCTACAGGAGGCCTCCTACGTCAGCCGTGGGTTCGACTTGGATCCGATCGAAGAGGAAACGGAGGAGTGGGAGGAGAGAAGTGGAGTTGCTCTTGCTGAAAATAATCGCCTGGAGTTGGTGGTCGCTGATGCCGAAGAACAGAGATTGGGTCAAGAGGTTAGTGGGTTTGTTCTAGAGAAGGAAATCATAGAGGAGGAATCCACTAAAAAGAAAGAGGACGATGAAGCGGAGATCAGGATGATTGTTGATGGCTTAGTCAAGCAAGAAGAAAGATTCGACAAGGATGAAGCCAATGTAGGAGGAGCAGTGGAGATAGTTGTGGAATTGGGTGGGGAATACGCAGCAGAAGTGGAAGATGTGAAGGTTTTGAATGAGGAGAAGGGAACATCATATATTGATGGGGAGGATGATTGGGAGGGGATAGAAAGGAGCGAGCTTGAGAAGTTATTCGGAGAAGCGACTGAGTTTGTTCATATCAAGAAAGGAGGGGATGCAGTGTTGAAACTGAATAATGAGGCGCAGATGCAGTTGTATGGGCTGCAAAAAATTGCCACTGAGGGGCCATGCAATGCGCAGCAACCCATGGCCCTGAGAGTTTCTGCTCGCTCCAAATG GCATGCTTGGCAGAGGCTGGGGAACATGAATCCGGAGGTTGCTATGGAACAGTATGTATGTCTTCTTACTGAAAATATCCCTGGATGGATGGCAGAAAGACACAAT GAGGAAACCAAAGGTTGTGATGGTAACAGTCCTCTGGCAGCGGAGGCATCTGGAACAGGCCAGCATGATTCAAAGGCATATGTTCACCATAAATCCGAAACTGAAAG ACTCTTCTTCCATTCGAGGTGCCACTCACAATGTAGATACTGGCCCCTAACTTTTCAAACAAG GAGTGACATTCTGAAGTTATATCATACAGGAGCAAAAATAGTCCTTCTCAATCTCCTCTCGCCCAGAGTGACATTCTGA
- the LOC103983219 gene encoding acyl-CoA-binding domain-containing protein 3 isoform X5: MEFFVELLVTALISVLLAFIISKIAAAAAADDADLPEDKSEVVPLAVDVGPRLQEASYVSRGFDLDPIEEETEEWEERSGVALAENNRLELVVADAEEQRLGQEVSGFVLEKEIIEEESTKKKEDDEAEIRMIVDGLVKQEERFDKDEANVGGAVEIVVELGGEYAAEVEDVKVLNEEKGTSYIDGEDDWEGIERSELEKLFGEATEFVHIKKGGDAVLKLNNEAQMQLYGLQKIATEGPCNAQQPMALRVSARSKWHAWQRLGNMNPEVAMEQYVCLLTENIPGWMAERHNEETKGCDGNSPLAAEASGTGQHDSKAYVHHKSETERLPTDSSSIRGATHNVDTGP; the protein is encoded by the exons ATGGAGTTCTTTGTGGAGCTTCTCGTGACTGCTCTCATATCCGTGCTCCTCGCCTTCATCATCTCCAAgatcgccgccgctgccgccgccgatgACGCCGATCTTCCCGAAGATAAGTCGGAGGTGGTGCCCCTCGCCGTGGATGTAGGGCCTCGGCTACAGGAGGCCTCCTACGTCAGCCGTGGGTTCGACTTGGATCCGATCGAAGAGGAAACGGAGGAGTGGGAGGAGAGAAGTGGAGTTGCTCTTGCTGAAAATAATCGCCTGGAGTTGGTGGTCGCTGATGCCGAAGAACAGAGATTGGGTCAAGAGGTTAGTGGGTTTGTTCTAGAGAAGGAAATCATAGAGGAGGAATCCACTAAAAAGAAAGAGGACGATGAAGCGGAGATCAGGATGATTGTTGATGGCTTAGTCAAGCAAGAAGAAAGATTCGACAAGGATGAAGCCAATGTAGGAGGAGCAGTGGAGATAGTTGTGGAATTGGGTGGGGAATACGCAGCAGAAGTGGAAGATGTGAAGGTTTTGAATGAGGAGAAGGGAACATCATATATTGATGGGGAGGATGATTGGGAGGGGATAGAAAGGAGCGAGCTTGAGAAGTTATTCGGAGAAGCGACTGAGTTTGTTCATATCAAGAAAGGAGGGGATGCAGTGTTGAAACTGAATAATGAGGCGCAGATGCAGTTGTATGGGCTGCAAAAAATTGCCACTGAGGGGCCATGCAATGCGCAGCAACCCATGGCCCTGAGAGTTTCTGCTCGCTCCAAATG GCATGCTTGGCAGAGGCTGGGGAACATGAATCCGGAGGTTGCTATGGAACAGTATGTATGTCTTCTTACTGAAAATATCCCTGGATGGATGGCAGAAAGACACAAT GAGGAAACCAAAGGTTGTGATGGTAACAGTCCTCTGGCAGCGGAGGCATCTGGAACAGGCCAGCATGATTCAAAGGCATATGTTCACCATAAATCCGAAACTGAAAG GTTACCAACAGACTCTTCTTCCATTCGAGGTGCCACTCACAATGTAGATACTGGCCCCTAA
- the LOC103983219 gene encoding acyl-CoA-binding domain-containing protein 3 isoform X4, whose amino-acid sequence MEFFVELLVTALISVLLAFIISKIAAAAAADDADLPEDKSEVVPLAVDVGPRLQEASYVSRGFDLDPIEEETEEWEERSGVALAENNRLELVVADAEEQRLGQEVSGFVLEKEIIEEESTKKKEDDEAEIRMIVDGLVKQEERFDKDEANVGGAVEIVVELGGEYAAEVEDVKVLNEEKGTSYIDGEDDWEGIERSELEKLFGEATEFVHIKKGGDAVLKLNNEAQMQLYGLQKIATEGPCNAQQPMALRVSARSKWHAWQRLGNMNPEVAMEQYVCLLTENIPGWMAERHNEETKGCDGNSPLAAEASGTGQHDSKAYVHHKSETERLFFHSRCHSQCRYWPLTFQTRFHTLYISTVKVY is encoded by the exons ATGGAGTTCTTTGTGGAGCTTCTCGTGACTGCTCTCATATCCGTGCTCCTCGCCTTCATCATCTCCAAgatcgccgccgctgccgccgccgatgACGCCGATCTTCCCGAAGATAAGTCGGAGGTGGTGCCCCTCGCCGTGGATGTAGGGCCTCGGCTACAGGAGGCCTCCTACGTCAGCCGTGGGTTCGACTTGGATCCGATCGAAGAGGAAACGGAGGAGTGGGAGGAGAGAAGTGGAGTTGCTCTTGCTGAAAATAATCGCCTGGAGTTGGTGGTCGCTGATGCCGAAGAACAGAGATTGGGTCAAGAGGTTAGTGGGTTTGTTCTAGAGAAGGAAATCATAGAGGAGGAATCCACTAAAAAGAAAGAGGACGATGAAGCGGAGATCAGGATGATTGTTGATGGCTTAGTCAAGCAAGAAGAAAGATTCGACAAGGATGAAGCCAATGTAGGAGGAGCAGTGGAGATAGTTGTGGAATTGGGTGGGGAATACGCAGCAGAAGTGGAAGATGTGAAGGTTTTGAATGAGGAGAAGGGAACATCATATATTGATGGGGAGGATGATTGGGAGGGGATAGAAAGGAGCGAGCTTGAGAAGTTATTCGGAGAAGCGACTGAGTTTGTTCATATCAAGAAAGGAGGGGATGCAGTGTTGAAACTGAATAATGAGGCGCAGATGCAGTTGTATGGGCTGCAAAAAATTGCCACTGAGGGGCCATGCAATGCGCAGCAACCCATGGCCCTGAGAGTTTCTGCTCGCTCCAAATG GCATGCTTGGCAGAGGCTGGGGAACATGAATCCGGAGGTTGCTATGGAACAGTATGTATGTCTTCTTACTGAAAATATCCCTGGATGGATGGCAGAAAGACACAAT GAGGAAACCAAAGGTTGTGATGGTAACAGTCCTCTGGCAGCGGAGGCATCTGGAACAGGCCAGCATGATTCAAAGGCATATGTTCACCATAAATCCGAAACTGAAAG ACTCTTCTTCCATTCGAGGTGCCACTCACAATGTAGATACTGGCCCCTAACTTTTCAAACAAG ATTCCATACCCTGTATATATCGACAGTGAAGGTGTATTAA